A genome region from Geobacter pickeringii includes the following:
- a CDS encoding NAD(P)/FAD-dependent oxidoreductase, with product MPLLVRNLVLAPGEGDELLRSRVACRFSLCDDDVVDVRLVRKSVDARKKPQVKFICTVRCTLADEEAFLARYGGDPDVQPITEPPPHAFRPLSHSGRIVIAGMGPAGLFAALRLAEYGLSATVLERGKPVEERTRDVQSFWARGELDVESNVQFGEGGAGTFSDGKLTTRVNDPNISYVLEKLVAFGAPPEIGYLAKPHIGTDRLRIVVASIRRFLEQRGFDIRFRSCLTDIVSQGGRVGAGVVNGDEEIPCRFLVLAPGHSARDTYAMLARRGILMQPKPFAVGVRVEHPQLLINRIQYGRVHHPSLPPADYALAYNDRTSGRSAYSFCMCPGGVVVAGSSEEGGVVTNGMSAYLRDAPAANSALVVTVGPADFGTDSPLAGVEFQRLLERRAFVAGGGDYRAPAQNLMAFVEAKTGGKVSSSYCPGVRDVPLAEILPPAVTDTLRDGLRFFDRKMRGFLTAEATMTGVETRTSSPVRVGRGGDFQAVGLGGLYPAGEGAGYAGGIMSAALDGIRVADAIANQISAQEGSFI from the coding sequence ATGCCGCTTCTGGTCCGAAATCTTGTTCTGGCCCCCGGTGAAGGGGACGAACTCCTCCGCAGCAGGGTGGCGTGCCGTTTTTCCCTCTGCGACGACGACGTCGTGGATGTGCGTCTGGTTCGCAAGAGCGTCGATGCCCGGAAAAAGCCCCAGGTGAAGTTCATCTGTACGGTCCGGTGTACGCTTGCCGACGAGGAGGCCTTTCTCGCCCGGTACGGCGGTGATCCTGACGTACAGCCGATCACGGAGCCGCCGCCGCACGCATTTCGGCCACTGTCCCATTCCGGGAGGATCGTGATTGCCGGCATGGGGCCGGCGGGGCTTTTTGCCGCGTTGAGGCTTGCCGAGTACGGTCTCTCCGCCACGGTTCTCGAGCGGGGAAAACCGGTGGAGGAACGGACCCGGGACGTGCAGTCCTTCTGGGCGCGGGGGGAGCTCGATGTCGAGAGCAACGTTCAGTTCGGTGAGGGGGGGGCGGGGACCTTTTCGGACGGCAAGCTTACCACCCGGGTGAACGACCCGAACATCTCCTACGTTCTTGAAAAGCTTGTTGCATTCGGTGCTCCGCCGGAGATCGGCTACCTCGCCAAACCCCATATCGGCACCGACCGGCTGCGCATCGTCGTGGCCTCTATCCGCCGGTTCCTGGAGCAACGCGGGTTCGATATCCGTTTCCGGAGTTGCCTGACCGACATCGTCTCTCAGGGAGGGCGGGTTGGTGCGGGAGTCGTGAACGGCGACGAGGAGATCCCGTGCCGTTTCCTCGTGCTTGCGCCGGGGCACAGCGCCCGCGACACTTACGCCATGCTCGCGCGCCGCGGAATCCTGATGCAGCCGAAGCCCTTTGCCGTTGGGGTGCGGGTCGAGCATCCGCAGCTGCTGATCAACCGGATTCAGTACGGCAGGGTGCATCATCCGTCGCTTCCTCCCGCCGACTACGCCCTCGCGTACAACGATCGGACGAGCGGCCGCTCCGCCTACTCCTTCTGCATGTGCCCCGGAGGAGTGGTGGTGGCGGGGAGTTCGGAGGAGGGGGGGGTGGTCACCAACGGCATGAGTGCCTATCTGCGCGACGCTCCTGCGGCCAACAGCGCTTTGGTCGTCACCGTGGGGCCTGCCGATTTCGGCACTGATTCCCCCCTTGCCGGGGTGGAGTTTCAGCGCCTCCTGGAGCGACGGGCCTTTGTGGCAGGTGGAGGGGACTACCGGGCGCCGGCCCAGAACCTTATGGCGTTCGTGGAGGCGAAAACGGGAGGGAAGGTCAGCTCCAGCTATTGCCCGGGGGTGCGGGACGTGCCGCTGGCGGAAATCCTTCCGCCCGCCGTGACCGACACCCTGCGGGATGGCCTCCGCTTTTTCGACCGCAAGATGCGGGGATTCCTGACGGCCGAAGCGACAATGACCGGCGTGGAGACCAGGACGTCGTCGCCGGTGCGGGTTGGCCGGGGGGGAGATTTTCAGGCGGTGGGCCTCGGGGGGCTCTACCCCGCCGGAGAAGGGGCGGGGTACGCCGGAGGGATCATGAGCGCCGCCCTTGACGGCATCAGGGTGGCCGATGCCATTGCAAACCAGATATCAGCCCAGGAAGGGAGTTTCATTTGA
- a CDS encoding hybrid sensor histidine kinase/response regulator, with protein sequence MTTESPTSKGTILIIDDEKVILDLTSIVLRNRGYTVFTASDAITGLKELEHHQPQLVLLDYMMPVMDGLTALREIRERFPDSYVIMFTGKGNEEIAVELMKAGASDYILKPFNNQDLVERIESVLRIRQVEIRNRELTIERERLLAEIEEWNRQLEARVQEKTEALQRAQAEIVQSEKLASLGYLSAGMAHEIRNPLNSITLFAQLIKSGFDDPERLGYVDKILKEVDRIDETMRKLLDASKRSRYQLSEVRIERIIEATLEVFKPQALLYHVDVKRDFRTIPPPLQADPSEIEQIFTNLFLNAIHEMRDGGVLTVSLDHNDKELSVRVADTGKGIPAENLSKIFDPFFTTKSSGSGLGLAVVLRIVKTYQGRISVEKSDASGTTFLIRLPLAAV encoded by the coding sequence ATGACGACCGAATCCCCCACCTCTAAAGGTACAATTCTCATCATCGACGATGAAAAGGTCATCCTCGATCTCACGTCGATCGTTCTCAGAAACCGCGGCTATACGGTCTTCACCGCATCCGATGCCATTACCGGGCTGAAAGAGCTGGAACACCACCAGCCGCAACTGGTGCTCCTCGATTACATGATGCCAGTGATGGACGGACTCACCGCTCTGCGGGAAATCAGGGAACGTTTTCCGGATAGTTACGTCATCATGTTCACCGGCAAAGGGAACGAAGAAATTGCCGTGGAGCTGATGAAGGCAGGTGCCTCGGATTACATTCTGAAGCCGTTCAACAACCAGGACCTTGTCGAACGGATAGAGAGCGTTCTCCGTATCCGTCAGGTGGAGATTCGGAACCGGGAGCTCACTATCGAACGCGAGCGCCTTCTGGCCGAGATCGAAGAGTGGAACCGGCAACTGGAGGCGAGGGTCCAGGAGAAAACCGAAGCGCTTCAGCGCGCTCAGGCCGAGATTGTTCAATCCGAAAAGCTCGCCTCCCTCGGCTACCTCTCCGCCGGCATGGCCCACGAGATCCGCAATCCCCTCAATTCCATCACGCTCTTTGCACAGCTTATCAAGAGTGGATTCGATGACCCGGAGCGGCTCGGCTACGTGGACAAGATCCTGAAAGAGGTGGACCGGATCGACGAAACCATGCGCAAGCTTCTCGATGCCTCCAAGCGCTCCCGCTACCAACTGAGCGAGGTGCGGATCGAGCGGATCATAGAGGCAACCCTCGAGGTGTTCAAACCCCAGGCTCTCCTCTACCACGTCGATGTGAAGCGTGACTTCAGAACCATCCCGCCGCCTCTGCAGGCCGATCCGTCCGAGATCGAGCAGATTTTCACGAACCTCTTCCTGAATGCCATCCACGAGATGCGCGATGGAGGAGTGTTGACGGTCTCGCTCGACCACAACGACAAAGAGCTCAGCGTGAGGGTGGCCGACACGGGCAAGGGGATTCCCGCCGAAAACCTCTCGAAGATCTTCGATCCCTTCTTCACCACCAAGTCCAGCGGGAGCGGGCTCGGGCTCGCGGTGGTACTGCGGATCGTCAAGACATATCAAGGGAGGATTTCGGTCGAAAAGAGCGACGCCTCCGGCACGACCTTCCTTATTCGGCTCCCCCTGGCAGCGGTCTGA
- a CDS encoding universal stress protein yields MIAFSTIVFPTDFSENSEYAFDHALTLAKQFNARLVVIHVINEPVDLRGFYVPHVSFEKLEEEIVAAAEKMMEKFCRTRIKDYANFTSCIVSGIPYDEILKKAAEEKASLIVMGTHGRKGIDHFLFGSTAERVVRNAKCPVMTVRPTEA; encoded by the coding sequence ATGATTGCCTTTTCTACGATTGTTTTCCCGACCGATTTTTCCGAAAACTCCGAGTATGCATTTGATCACGCCCTGACCCTCGCCAAACAGTTCAACGCCCGGCTTGTCGTCATCCACGTGATTAACGAACCGGTGGATCTTCGTGGGTTCTATGTCCCCCATGTCTCTTTCGAAAAGCTCGAGGAGGAGATCGTGGCCGCCGCCGAGAAGATGATGGAGAAGTTCTGCCGGACCAGAATAAAGGATTACGCCAATTTCACGAGCTGCATCGTTTCGGGGATTCCGTACGACGAGATCCTCAAGAAGGCGGCGGAAGAAAAGGCATCCCTCATCGTCATGGGGACCCATGGACGCAAAGGGATCGATCATTTCCTCTTTGGCAGCACCGCCGAACGCGTCGTGCGCAACGCCAAGTGCCCCGTCATGACCGTGCGCCCCACCGAGGCATAA
- a CDS encoding response regulator gives MAEHVKKRILVVDDEENARIGLSKLLEKEGFEVESVANGFEALNYLNRQQVNLIVTDINMPEMNGITFLRELNKSYPQSNVIMITAYGGVESYLEAMNLGAFEYINKPIKIDELKSILKKIFTEGCH, from the coding sequence TTGGCGGAACATGTGAAAAAGAGAATTCTGGTTGTCGACGATGAGGAGAACGCCCGGATCGGGCTGTCGAAGCTCCTCGAAAAGGAGGGGTTCGAGGTCGAGAGCGTAGCGAACGGATTCGAGGCGCTGAACTATCTGAACCGTCAGCAGGTCAATCTCATCGTCACTGATATCAATATGCCGGAGATGAACGGCATTACCTTTCTGAGGGAGCTCAACAAAAGCTATCCCCAGAGCAACGTGATTATGATAACGGCATATGGGGGGGTTGAATCCTATCTCGAGGCGATGAATCTCGGCGCCTTCGAGTATATCAACAAGCCGATCAAGATTGATGAGTTGAAGTCGATACTGAAAAAGATCTTCACCGAAGGGTGCCATTAA
- a CDS encoding GAF domain-containing protein has translation MKSERVDTYRVKLSCSCGFSDFRTLTDKVKTVNPFYRQASFTPLVEGEKGKMVLTMQRANREHLEIISLEEISMLVSSDFDLPEVLQLVTRKVAVQLKVSVCNIYLLEGDELVLAATHGFDPSFIGGIRIKMGEGITGTVAKERQYISLSHASQDPRYKYFPELQEEKYNSMLSFPISDKKDVYGVINLNSTSIKSFQEDEIYFVSIIANLITTAIKLRRQVAMGKKPA, from the coding sequence ATGAAGAGTGAACGGGTCGACACCTATCGGGTAAAGTTGAGCTGCAGTTGCGGCTTTTCCGATTTTCGCACCCTCACTGACAAGGTCAAGACGGTTAATCCCTTCTACCGTCAAGCGAGTTTTACGCCGCTGGTCGAGGGTGAAAAGGGGAAGATGGTCCTGACGATGCAGCGGGCCAACCGCGAGCATCTCGAAATCATCTCACTCGAAGAGATCAGCATGCTTGTCTCCTCCGATTTCGACCTGCCCGAGGTTCTTCAACTCGTGACCCGGAAGGTGGCGGTACAGCTCAAGGTGAGCGTCTGCAACATCTATCTGCTTGAGGGCGACGAACTGGTTCTTGCCGCAACCCACGGTTTCGACCCCTCCTTCATTGGCGGGATTCGGATCAAGATGGGGGAGGGGATTACCGGCACCGTGGCGAAGGAGCGGCAGTACATCTCCCTCAGCCACGCATCCCAGGATCCGCGGTACAAGTACTTCCCCGAGCTCCAGGAGGAGAAGTACAACTCTATGCTCTCCTTCCCCATCAGCGACAAAAAGGATGTCTATGGGGTCATCAATCTTAACAGCACCTCCATCAAGTCGTTCCAGGAGGACGAGATCTATTTTGTCTCCATTATCGCCAATCTGATCACGACGGCAATCAAGCTTCGGAGGCAGGTCGCCATGGGTAAGAAACCTGCGTAA
- a CDS encoding RodZ domain-containing protein: MAEASSSRSGNQSVGALLRESRESRGLSLEDAARVTRIGKNYLVALEEDAFERLPSSAYAKGFLRSYAGYLGLPADEVVRYYEEALQPALPAEEGSVAPLASSVEARRLPARNRWAIPLTLLALVIALSFLTREREERSSRGEPVSSASRATVSPSPVQHPVSSASRVRPVAAPPQVSPVAAISGEENQPSPQNSRGIVLKLKVNQDCWLNITIDGTLSQQYELKAGDLIEWKGERVFSLDLGNAGGVEAEFNGKALPSLGAAGSPAHVDLTADGSEEQQ; encoded by the coding sequence TTGGCTGAAGCATCATCCTCCCGGTCAGGGAATCAATCAGTCGGTGCGTTGCTGCGCGAGTCCCGCGAGTCCCGTGGGCTGTCCCTCGAGGATGCCGCCCGGGTAACGCGCATCGGCAAGAACTATCTCGTGGCGCTGGAGGAAGATGCGTTCGAACGGTTGCCGAGCTCCGCTTACGCCAAGGGATTTCTGCGGTCATATGCCGGCTACCTGGGACTTCCCGCCGACGAGGTGGTGCGGTACTACGAAGAGGCGTTGCAACCAGCCCTTCCTGCAGAAGAAGGGAGCGTTGCACCCCTGGCCTCGTCGGTGGAGGCGCGGAGGCTTCCGGCGCGCAATCGCTGGGCAATCCCCCTGACCCTCCTGGCCCTGGTCATTGCCCTGTCCTTCCTGACACGGGAACGAGAGGAGCGCTCTTCCCGGGGCGAGCCGGTCTCCTCGGCCAGCCGAGCGACGGTTTCTCCTTCTCCTGTCCAGCACCCGGTGTCGTCTGCCTCCCGTGTTCGGCCCGTTGCGGCTCCACCGCAAGTCAGTCCGGTCGCCGCAATTTCCGGAGAGGAGAATCAACCATCCCCCCAAAACTCGCGGGGGATCGTGCTGAAGCTGAAGGTCAATCAGGACTGCTGGTTGAATATCACCATCGATGGAACATTGTCCCAGCAGTATGAGCTCAAGGCCGGTGACCTGATCGAGTGGAAAGGGGAACGCGTGTTTTCCCTCGATCTTGGCAACGCCGGGGGGGTGGAGGCTGAATTCAACGGCAAGGCGCTCCCCTCCCTTGGCGCAGCCGGAAGCCCCGCTCACGTCGATCTCACGGCCGACGGGAGCGAAGAGCAGCAGTAA
- a CDS encoding tetratricopeptide repeat protein, producing MKRHLLLPSLLLFLLLPACALNGAAKKQASYHYQMGLSYLGENDATRALAEFTEAERMSPDDPVVLNSLGLAYYYKKRFDLAEQKYLKAIELKPDYSEARNNLGVNYLEMQRWDAAVTQFTVVLADLLFVEQDNTRINLGLAYLGKEDYQQAYNTLRQAVSANPRNINARIGLGRVYFGMGKTELAVEELRKAVELNRNSQNAHYYLALACLKAKDYVAAAEAFREAIRIAPDSEKGRLSREYLDSMK from the coding sequence GTGAAACGTCACCTGCTTCTTCCCTCTCTCCTCCTTTTCCTCCTCCTTCCCGCGTGTGCACTGAACGGAGCCGCCAAGAAACAGGCATCGTATCATTACCAGATGGGGCTTTCCTACCTGGGCGAGAATGACGCTACCCGGGCGCTTGCCGAGTTTACCGAGGCCGAAAGGATGTCGCCGGACGATCCGGTCGTGCTGAACAGTCTCGGCCTTGCCTATTATTACAAGAAACGGTTCGATCTGGCCGAGCAGAAATACCTCAAGGCGATCGAGCTCAAGCCTGATTATTCCGAGGCTCGCAACAACCTCGGGGTAAATTACCTGGAAATGCAGCGCTGGGATGCGGCCGTGACCCAGTTCACGGTGGTTCTTGCCGATCTGCTTTTTGTCGAGCAGGATAATACCAGGATTAATCTTGGCCTCGCCTACCTCGGCAAGGAAGACTACCAGCAGGCGTACAACACACTGCGCCAGGCGGTCTCCGCCAATCCGCGAAACATCAATGCGCGGATTGGGCTCGGGAGGGTTTATTTCGGCATGGGCAAGACCGAGCTGGCTGTCGAGGAGCTTCGCAAGGCTGTCGAGTTGAACAGAAATTCCCAAAACGCCCACTATTATCTGGCTCTGGCGTGTCTCAAGGCCAAGGACTATGTGGCGGCGGCAGAGGCGTTTCGCGAGGCGATCCGGATCGCACCGGATTCGGAGAAGGGACGTCTTTCCCGCGAATATCTCGATTCGATGAAGTGA
- a CDS encoding PfkB family carbohydrate kinase translates to MGILVVGSVAFDSVETPFGQVENVLGGSATYFSTSASFFTDVNLVAVVGDDFPQEHVDFLRSRNIDLRGLAREAGSTFHWKGKYGYDLNEAQTLATHLNVFESFKPRIPTEYRNADYLFLANIDPELQMEVLSQVEKPRVIACDTMNFWISSKPEALRRVIENVDIFIINEGEARQFTGEVNLVKAARAILGMGVKTLIIKRGEYGVLMFSGDSVFAAPAYPLEEVFDPTGAGDTFAGGFMGYLANTGDTSEAGIRQAIIFGSVMASFNVEDFSLERLKRLDYHEIESRYRNFKSLTHFEGLTGGENPLR, encoded by the coding sequence ATGGGAATACTTGTAGTTGGTTCGGTTGCATTCGATTCAGTGGAGACTCCCTTCGGGCAGGTTGAAAACGTGTTGGGCGGCTCCGCCACCTATTTTTCGACTTCCGCCAGTTTTTTCACCGACGTGAATCTGGTTGCGGTGGTCGGAGATGATTTTCCGCAGGAACATGTCGATTTTCTCAGGTCGCGTAACATCGACCTCCGGGGACTCGCCCGCGAGGCTGGATCGACGTTTCACTGGAAAGGGAAGTACGGCTACGATCTGAACGAAGCCCAGACCCTCGCGACCCACCTGAACGTCTTCGAGAGCTTCAAGCCCCGGATTCCGACCGAATACCGCAATGCCGACTACCTCTTCCTCGCCAATATCGACCCCGAACTGCAGATGGAGGTGTTGAGCCAGGTTGAGAAGCCGCGGGTCATTGCCTGCGACACCATGAATTTCTGGATTTCGTCGAAGCCGGAGGCGTTGCGGCGGGTCATCGAGAACGTCGACATCTTCATCATCAACGAGGGGGAGGCCCGCCAGTTCACCGGCGAGGTCAACCTTGTGAAGGCTGCCCGGGCCATCCTCGGCATGGGGGTGAAAACGCTCATCATCAAGCGGGGCGAGTACGGCGTCCTCATGTTCAGCGGCGACTCGGTCTTTGCCGCCCCGGCGTATCCTCTGGAGGAGGTGTTTGATCCGACCGGCGCCGGCGATACGTTTGCCGGCGGATTTATGGGTTACCTGGCAAATACGGGGGATACCTCCGAGGCCGGCATCCGGCAGGCGATCATCTTCGGGAGCGTCATGGCCTCCTTCAACGTAGAGGATTTCAGCCTTGAGCGCCTGAAACGCCTCGACTACCACGAGATCGAGAGCCGTTATCGCAACTTCAAGTCACTTACGCACTTCGAGGGGCTCACGGGTGGAGAGAACCCCCTTCGCTAG
- the mtnP gene encoding S-methyl-5'-thioadenosine phosphorylase: protein MAEQIIGVIGGSGLYEMEGLSDIRQVRVETPFGEPSDEFITGTLDGVKMVFLPRHGRGHRFLPSEVNFRANVYGMKKLGVSRIISVSAVGSMKEEIVPGHIVIPDQFIDRTNATRANTFFGNGVVAHVQFADPVCAELSGWLYEAAVEAGATVHRGGTYICMEGPAFSTRAESTMYRSFGVSVIGMTNIPEAKLAREAELCYGVIALATDYDCWHESHEDVSIEAVLAIIKKNVTTAKMIIRNAVKQIASERSCPCASALQYAIITDRRAIADEAKERLDLFIGKYL from the coding sequence TATCCGGCAGGTGAGGGTGGAAACCCCATTTGGCGAGCCGTCGGACGAGTTCATAACGGGAACCCTTGACGGAGTGAAGATGGTTTTTTTGCCCCGACATGGCAGGGGGCACCGGTTTCTCCCCTCTGAGGTGAATTTTCGCGCCAATGTTTATGGGATGAAAAAGCTCGGAGTGAGCCGCATCATCTCGGTGTCGGCAGTCGGCAGCATGAAAGAGGAGATCGTCCCGGGCCACATCGTCATTCCCGACCAGTTCATCGACAGGACCAACGCCACCCGGGCGAATACGTTCTTTGGCAACGGGGTCGTGGCCCACGTGCAGTTCGCCGATCCGGTCTGCGCCGAACTGTCCGGCTGGCTCTACGAAGCGGCCGTTGAGGCGGGGGCGACGGTCCATCGGGGCGGCACGTATATCTGCATGGAGGGGCCTGCCTTCTCGACCCGTGCCGAGTCCACCATGTACCGTTCGTTCGGCGTATCGGTCATCGGGATGACCAATATTCCCGAGGCCAAACTGGCCCGTGAAGCGGAACTCTGCTATGGCGTCATCGCACTCGCCACCGATTACGACTGCTGGCATGAATCTCACGAGGATGTGTCGATCGAAGCGGTTCTCGCCATTATCAAGAAAAATGTGACAACGGCCAAGATGATCATCAGAAATGCCGTGAAGCAGATCGCCAGCGAGCGTTCCTGCCCCTGCGCCTCGGCCCTTCAATACGCCATCATCACCGATCGGCGGGCGATTGCGGACGAGGCAAAAGAGAGACTCGACCTTTTCATCGGCAAATACCTTTAG